In Candidatus Bathyarchaeia archaeon, the following are encoded in one genomic region:
- a CDS encoding transcriptional regulator: MSVSPSVREVLARRIAGEIILSNKPGATMRKWRELFAVSQLTLSEKMVVSSSVISDYESERRKSPGAKFVRRFVWALLKIDEERGSRFIREFAKLTGSPSNAIIDLREFPIPVRVEYLCRAIRGEVIACSSQQVRDVLGYTVVDSKRAVETLSGLEFSQLFGVTTERALIFTHADNGISPMLIVRMSNLKPRLVVFHGSRPDENSIKLAEYDHIQLIYSNLPSVEQLVKSLRKLYRIALRRKLGRPVRPPPKISA; encoded by the coding sequence ATGTCTGTGTCTCCAAGCGTTCGAGAAGTTCTGGCGAGAAGAATCGCTGGCGAAATAATTCTTTCAAACAAACCAGGCGCAACCATGCGGAAATGGCGTGAGCTTTTTGCGGTTTCACAGTTGACGCTTTCTGAGAAAATGGTTGTCTCCTCATCAGTTATCAGCGATTATGAAAGCGAAAGACGGAAGAGCCCAGGCGCAAAGTTTGTGCGGCGGTTCGTTTGGGCACTGCTTAAAATTGATGAGGAACGTGGAAGCCGCTTTATTCGCGAATTCGCCAAGCTTACTGGTTCGCCGAGCAACGCTATAATTGACCTTCGAGAGTTCCCAATACCCGTCCGTGTAGAGTATCTATGCAGGGCGATACGCGGCGAAGTTATTGCGTGCTCAAGCCAGCAAGTTAGAGATGTTTTGGGCTACACGGTTGTTGACAGCAAGAGAGCAGTTGAGACACTTTCTGGATTGGAGTTTTCTCAGCTTTTCGGAGTAACAACCGAGAGAGCACTGATTTTTACACATGCTGACAATGGCATTTCACCCATGCTAATCGTGCGCATGAGCAACTTGAAGCCGCGACTTGTGGTTTTCCACGGTTCTCGGCCAGATGAAAATTCGATTAAGCTAGCTGAGTACGACCACATCCAACTTATCTATTCTAATCTGCCAAGCGTTGAGCAGTTAGTGAAGTCTTTAAGAAAACTTTACCGTATTGCACTTCGCAGAAAACTTGGCAGACCTGTCCGTCCGCCTCCCAAAATAAGCGCGTAA
- a CDS encoding DMT family transporter produces MIGELAALGAAICWTVSAVLYKEALLKVKPISANIIRLACTSAFLLLFLAVVGKLGVLSALPSYALILACVSGIIGLGFGDTLYMASLKLVGVARAVPITCTYPLFNLLWTVFLIGEQVTWPTIFGAAMIVFGIWLLSRKEADAAEMQKKVLVKGVIFALATALIWSVSITMIDVAVTLPETNTLDHALAVNTIRIVSVASTLLILSPIIDKELSFFKIQRKTVAALISGGIIALGLGWFFLSYSFINTSEARAVPISSTTPLFSTLTGIIFLNEKVTTGNAIGSALIVAGIFLLFI; encoded by the coding sequence ATGATCGGTGAACTTGCAGCTTTAGGCGCAGCGATTTGCTGGACTGTCTCTGCTGTCCTCTACAAAGAGGCACTGTTAAAGGTTAAACCAATCTCAGCAAACATCATAAGACTTGCTTGCACTAGCGCCTTTTTGCTCTTGTTTTTAGCGGTTGTCGGCAAACTTGGAGTTTTATCAGCTTTACCAAGCTACGCGTTAATACTTGCATGTGTCAGTGGCATAATTGGATTAGGATTCGGCGACACTTTATACATGGCAAGTTTGAAGCTCGTAGGAGTCGCGCGTGCCGTGCCAATAACATGCACCTATCCATTGTTCAACCTTTTGTGGACTGTTTTTCTGATAGGAGAACAAGTTACTTGGCCAACAATTTTTGGCGCAGCCATGATAGTCTTTGGAATTTGGCTTTTGAGCAGAAAAGAGGCAGATGCAGCGGAAATGCAGAAGAAGGTTCTGGTTAAAGGCGTGATTTTTGCTCTGGCAACTGCCTTAATATGGTCTGTAAGCATAACGATGATTGATGTGGCGGTTACTCTTCCAGAAACAAACACTCTAGACCATGCTTTGGCAGTCAACACCATAAGAATAGTTTCTGTCGCCTCCACCTTGTTGATTTTGTCTCCCATAATAGATAAAGAGCTAAGTTTCTTCAAGATACAGAGAAAAACAGTTGCCGCATTAATCAGCGGAGGCATAATCGCGCTTGGTTTAGGATGGTTTTTCCTATCATACAGTTTCATAAACACTTCAGAAGCCCGTGCAGTACCAATTTCTTCGACAACCCCTCTCTTTTCAACATTAACCGGAATCATCTTCTTAAATGAAAAAGTCACAACAGGGAACGCTATTGGGTCGGCATTGATAGTTGCCGGAATTTTTCTACTTTTCATATAA